A single genomic interval of Microbacterium sp. LWO14-1.2 harbors:
- a CDS encoding LacI family DNA-binding transcriptional regulator — protein MSEQTHPARPHRGTSGDRVSMAAVAARAGVSGQTVSRVVNGSPRVDPATRERVERAMAELGYRPHRAARALRTGRSQTIGLVVTTLATVGNSRMLQATAEAAAERGYALTLVTAAAGVADAFERLAEQGVDGAIVLNEASALVPAAQRPLGLRLVVVDAPAESGLVVVHSDHAGGAAAATQRLLDLGHRTVHHLAGPAESFAAAERERGWRETLSAADAEQPDVVRGDWSSEAGYAAGAALAGASAVFCANDQMALGLLRALADAGRRVPDDVAVIGFDDVPDAANYRPPLTTIRQDFEALAQRAVELLVGEIEGSPVAAASVVPASLVERASER, from the coding sequence ATGAGCGAGCAGACCCATCCCGCCCGCCCGCATCGCGGGACATCGGGCGACCGTGTGTCGATGGCCGCCGTCGCCGCCCGCGCCGGCGTCTCCGGCCAGACGGTGTCGCGGGTCGTGAACGGCAGTCCGCGCGTCGACCCGGCGACGCGGGAGCGCGTCGAGCGGGCGATGGCCGAGCTCGGCTACCGCCCGCACCGCGCCGCCCGCGCGCTGCGAACCGGGCGCTCGCAGACCATCGGCCTCGTCGTGACCACGCTCGCGACGGTCGGCAACTCCCGCATGCTGCAGGCCACGGCCGAAGCGGCAGCCGAGCGCGGCTACGCCCTCACCCTCGTGACCGCCGCCGCGGGTGTGGCCGATGCCTTCGAGCGCCTCGCCGAGCAGGGCGTCGACGGCGCCATCGTGCTCAACGAGGCCTCGGCGCTCGTGCCCGCGGCGCAGCGCCCCCTCGGGCTGCGACTGGTCGTGGTCGACGCTCCGGCGGAATCCGGCCTCGTCGTCGTGCACAGCGACCACGCCGGGGGAGCGGCTGCCGCCACGCAGCGCCTGCTCGACCTCGGTCACCGCACGGTGCATCACCTCGCCGGCCCCGCCGAGTCGTTCGCCGCCGCCGAGCGCGAGCGCGGCTGGCGCGAGACGCTGAGCGCGGCGGATGCCGAGCAGCCCGACGTCGTGCGAGGGGACTGGTCGTCCGAGGCGGGGTATGCGGCGGGTGCGGCGCTGGCCGGGGCATCCGCCGTCTTCTGCGCCAACGACCAGATGGCGCTGGGGTTGCTGCGGGCACTCGCCGATGCGGGCCGCCGCGTGCCGGACGACGTTGCGGTGATCGGCTTCGACGACGTGCCGGATGCCGCGAACTACCGTCCTCCGCTCACGACGATCCGGCAGGACTTCGAGGCTCTCGCGCAGCGCGCGGTCGAGCTGCTCGTCGGCGAGATCGAGGGATCGCCCGTGGCTGCGGCATCCGTGGTCCCCGCCTCCCTCGTCGAACGGGCCAGCGAGCGCTGA
- a CDS encoding Gfo/Idh/MocA family oxidoreductase, whose protein sequence is MAQATTREIGIIMNGVSGRMGYRQHLVRSILAIREEGGIELPDGSRVTVKPLLVGRSEAKLAELAAKHGIDDYTTDLDAVLADPQWEIYADFLVTKARASALRKAIAAGKAIYTEKPTAESLDEAIELARLADEAGVKTGVVHDKLYLPGLQKLKRLIDSGFFGRILSVRGEFGYWVFEGDWQPAQRPSWNYRTEDGGGIIVDMFPHWNYVLENLFGEVTSVYAQAAVHIADRWDEKGEHYTATAEDAAYGIFEIEGGIIAEINSSWTVRVNRDELVEFQVDGTHGSAVVGLFGAKIQPRNATPKPVWNPDLEDGHDYDADWQQVPTNDVFLNGFRQQWQEYLVSYVEGTAYPFDLLSGARGVQFAEAGLTSSAEGRKVPLEPLTLR, encoded by the coding sequence ATGGCACAGGCCACGACCCGCGAGATCGGGATCATCATGAACGGCGTCTCGGGGCGCATGGGCTATCGGCAGCACCTCGTGCGGTCGATCCTCGCGATCCGCGAGGAGGGCGGCATCGAGCTGCCCGACGGCTCCCGCGTCACGGTCAAGCCGCTCCTCGTCGGTCGCAGCGAGGCGAAGCTCGCCGAGCTCGCCGCGAAGCACGGCATCGACGACTACACGACCGATCTGGACGCAGTGCTGGCCGACCCGCAGTGGGAGATCTACGCCGACTTCCTCGTGACCAAGGCCCGGGCGTCGGCGCTCCGCAAGGCGATCGCCGCCGGCAAGGCGATCTACACCGAGAAGCCCACGGCCGAATCGCTCGACGAGGCCATCGAGCTCGCTCGTCTCGCCGACGAGGCCGGGGTGAAGACCGGCGTCGTGCACGACAAGCTGTACCTGCCCGGTCTGCAGAAGCTCAAGCGCCTCATCGACTCGGGGTTCTTCGGCCGCATCCTCTCGGTGCGCGGCGAGTTCGGGTACTGGGTGTTCGAGGGCGACTGGCAGCCCGCCCAGCGTCCGAGCTGGAACTACCGCACGGAAGACGGCGGCGGCATCATCGTCGACATGTTCCCGCACTGGAACTACGTGCTGGAGAACCTGTTCGGAGAGGTCACGAGCGTGTACGCGCAGGCCGCCGTGCACATCGCCGACCGCTGGGACGAGAAGGGTGAGCACTACACCGCGACCGCCGAGGACGCGGCGTACGGCATCTTCGAGATCGAGGGCGGCATCATCGCCGAGATCAACTCCAGCTGGACCGTGCGGGTGAACCGCGACGAACTCGTCGAGTTCCAGGTCGACGGCACGCACGGATCCGCCGTCGTCGGACTGTTCGGCGCGAAGATCCAGCCCCGCAACGCCACGCCCAAGCCGGTGTGGAACCCCGACCTCGAAGACGGCCACGACTACGACGCCGACTGGCAGCAGGTGCCCACCAACGACGTGTTCCTCAACGGATTCCGTCAGCAGTGGCAGGAGTACCTCGTCTCGTACGTCGAGGGCACGGCGTACCCGTTCGACCTGCTCTCCGGCGCACGCGGCGTGCAGTTCGCCGAGGCCGGCCTCACGTCCTCCGCCGAGGGGCGCAAGGTGCCGCTCGAGCCGCTGACGCTGCGATGA